In Wenyingzhuangia fucanilytica, the following are encoded in one genomic region:
- a CDS encoding helix-turn-helix domain-containing protein, translated as MIYSFYKEKNTEGYLIYFKQEYFNFLKFDFFNEFPFFNILNINLFQLENNKYQELLPVFEEVFKSYENIDVFSKVTTHKFLALLYNLKEFTKIQNELQPLINSSHSITNQYLKLVNVHYLEKRTVKEYATLLNISASHLSKTVKTETNKKALSHINGRLIKEAKSLIQFTNLSIAEIAHQLGFSDASNFGNFFRKHTSTSPLTFRKNYTTR; from the coding sequence TTGATTTATAGTTTTTACAAAGAAAAAAATACGGAAGGTTATCTCATTTATTTTAAACAGGAATACTTTAATTTTTTAAAATTTGATTTTTTTAATGAATTCCCATTTTTTAATATTTTAAACATCAACTTATTTCAACTAGAAAATAATAAATATCAAGAATTATTACCAGTATTTGAAGAGGTATTTAAATCTTATGAAAATATAGATGTCTTTTCCAAAGTTACTACACATAAATTTCTTGCTTTACTCTATAATCTAAAAGAATTTACTAAGATTCAAAATGAATTACAACCATTAATAAATTCTAGTCATTCCATTACAAATCAATATTTAAAATTGGTGAATGTTCATTACCTCGAAAAACGAACAGTTAAAGAATATGCTACCTTATTAAATATCAGTGCTAGTCACTTATCTAAAACCGTTAAAACTGAAACAAATAAAAAAGCACTTTCGCATATTAATGGCAGGCTTATAAAGGAGGCAAAATCACTGATTCAATTCACTAATTTAAGCATAGCTGAAATAGCGCATCAATTAGGCTTTTCTGACGCTTCTAATTTTGGTAACTTCTTCCGTAAGCATACTTCAACCAGTCCACTAA
- a CDS encoding site-specific integrase, which produces MTKTFNLLFLIKKSKIKANGTAPIYLRITINGKPKEIASKRYVAPDLWDSKLQKVIGKSEEVKSLNRYLKTLEQQVYDTHHTILKDKITATSAVLKSKLQGVDDKQRMLIPIFKDHNNKIKELVGKEYAPGTLERYKTSLKHTIAFLEWKYQISDIDIAKINHAFITEYEFYLRSVRNCNNNTAVKYIKNFGKIIKICLANDWLDKNPFANYKAKVREVERVYLTEEEIQTILNKDFKTERLSLVRDIFLFSCFTGLAYIDVKNLTKLHISIGIDGEKWIFTHRQKTESASKIPILPVTQMIIDKYAQHPQCINENRLLPILSNQKMNAYLKEIAGVCEIEKDLTFHIARHTFATTVTLTNGVPIESVSKMLGHKNLRTTQHYAKILDKKVSEDMKVLRDKFSLTDIKSHKKNNLTYYNKLLSNNL; this is translated from the coding sequence ATGACCAAAACATTCAACTTACTCTTCTTGATTAAGAAAAGTAAAATCAAAGCCAATGGCACAGCCCCAATTTATTTAAGGATAACCATTAACGGAAAACCAAAAGAAATTGCATCAAAAAGATATGTAGCACCCGATTTATGGGATAGTAAACTTCAGAAAGTGATAGGTAAATCCGAAGAAGTAAAATCTTTAAATAGGTATCTTAAAACGTTAGAGCAGCAAGTTTATGATACACACCACACAATATTAAAAGACAAAATAACTGCAACCTCAGCAGTTTTAAAATCTAAACTTCAAGGTGTTGATGATAAACAAAGAATGTTAATTCCAATCTTCAAAGATCATAATAACAAAATTAAAGAACTGGTTGGAAAAGAATATGCTCCAGGAACATTAGAGCGTTACAAAACATCTTTAAAACACACAATAGCTTTTTTAGAATGGAAATATCAAATATCGGATATAGATATTGCAAAAATCAATCATGCTTTCATAACAGAGTATGAATTTTATTTAAGAAGCGTTAGAAATTGTAATAATAACACAGCAGTCAAGTACATCAAGAATTTCGGTAAAATCATAAAGATATGTTTGGCCAATGATTGGCTAGACAAAAATCCATTCGCCAATTATAAAGCAAAAGTTAGAGAAGTTGAGCGTGTCTATTTAACAGAAGAAGAAATCCAAACCATATTGAATAAAGATTTTAAGACAGAAAGATTATCGCTAGTTCGTGATATCTTCCTTTTTAGTTGCTTTACAGGATTAGCATACATTGATGTCAAAAATTTAACAAAACTGCATATAAGTATTGGAATCGATGGAGAGAAATGGATATTTACTCACAGACAAAAAACAGAATCCGCTTCAAAAATCCCCATACTCCCTGTTACACAAATGATAATTGATAAGTACGCACAGCACCCGCAATGTATAAACGAAAACAGACTGCTCCCTATTTTGAGTAATCAAAAAATGAATGCCTATCTTAAAGAAATTGCAGGTGTTTGTGAAATTGAAAAAGATTTAACTTTTCATATTGCACGCCACACTTTTGCAACCACCGTAACACTTACAAATGGCGTTCCTATAGAAAGCGTAAGTAAAATGTTGGGGCATAAAAATTTACGGACTACCCAACATTATGCAAAAATTTTGGATAAAAAAGTAAGTGAGGATATGAAGGTTTTGAGAGATAAATTCAGTTTAACCGATATAAAATCTCATAAAAAAAATAATTTAACTTATTATAATAAACTACTATCAAATAACTTATAA
- a CDS encoding response regulator transcription factor: protein MKILIAEDDALILSTLEFRLKKDGYEVITAVDGREALKKTEEHMPDLIISDIMMPYVSGLEIVGAVKEKYKDQIAIIILTTMGQEEVVLEAFQLGADDFIPKPFSPSELSIRIKRFALRRK from the coding sequence ATGAAAATTTTAATTGCAGAGGATGATGCATTAATATTGAGTACTTTAGAATTTAGATTAAAAAAAGATGGCTATGAAGTGATAACCGCAGTAGACGGACGTGAGGCTTTAAAAAAAACCGAAGAACATATGCCAGACTTAATTATTTCTGATATTATGATGCCTTATGTTTCAGGATTAGAAATTGTTGGAGCTGTTAAAGAAAAATATAAAGACCAAATTGCTATTATTATCTTAACCACAATGGGACAAGAAGAAGTTGTCTTAGAAGCATTTCAATTAGGTGCTGATGACTTTATTCCTAAACCTTTTAGTCCAAGTGAATTATCTATTAGAATTAAAAGATTTGCCTTAAGAAGAAAGTAA